The Cellulophaga sp. L1A9 genome window below encodes:
- a CDS encoding GNAT family N-acetyltransferase — MKISYTTSKTTEELTQILVLQQANLYRNVSNEEKLAEGFVTVEHSFELLKEMNDVCPHTIAIDEQGNLAGYALSMHPSFKDKIDVLKPMFEVIDPLIAPEEKYMLMGQICVSKNHRKQGVFRGLYQHMQKQVAPEFEAIITEVDAKNTRSIQAHNAVGFVAIARYTANDQEWVVISLKA, encoded by the coding sequence ATGAAAATTTCCTATACAACATCAAAAACCACGGAAGAACTAACACAAATATTAGTTTTACAGCAAGCAAACCTCTACCGTAACGTCTCAAACGAAGAAAAATTGGCAGAAGGCTTTGTTACCGTTGAACATTCTTTTGAACTTTTAAAAGAAATGAATGACGTTTGCCCACATACGATAGCCATAGATGAACAAGGAAATTTAGCGGGGTACGCCTTAAGCATGCATCCATCGTTTAAAGACAAAATAGACGTTCTTAAGCCCATGTTTGAAGTAATAGACCCATTGATAGCTCCAGAAGAAAAATACATGCTTATGGGGCAAATTTGCGTTTCTAAAAATCACAGAAAACAAGGGGTATTTAGAGGGCTATACCAACACATGCAAAAGCAGGTGGCTCCAGAATTTGAAGCTATTATTACCGAAGTAGATGCAAAAAACACCCGATCTATACAAGCACATAATGCTGTTGGTTTTGTAGCAATTGCGAGATATACTGCAAATGACCAAGAATGGGTGGTCATTTCTTTAAAAGCATAA
- a CDS encoding F0F1 ATP synthase subunit epsilon yields the protein MYLEIVSPEATLFSGEVTSVTVPGINGEFQMLANHAPIVSLLQDGVVKIQGSNVVVAEAYKTKFSKSVTGAITLAISSGTVEMKDNKVIVLAD from the coding sequence ATGTATTTAGAAATCGTATCACCAGAAGCCACCTTATTTTCAGGAGAAGTTACTTCGGTAACTGTACCTGGTATCAATGGTGAGTTTCAAATGTTAGCGAATCACGCCCCGATTGTTTCTTTGTTACAAGACGGTGTAGTTAAAATTCAAGGGAGCAATGTTGTTGTTGCAGAGGCTTATAAAACTAAATTTTCTAAGTCGGTTACTGGAGCAATAACATTAGCAATTTCTAGCGGTACTGTTGAGATGAAAGACAACAAAGTAATCGTTCTAGCAGACTAA